The following proteins are encoded in a genomic region of Oryctolagus cuniculus chromosome 6, mOryCun1.1, whole genome shotgun sequence:
- the LOC100355177 gene encoding olfactory receptor 2T27-like: protein MDSRNKSSDTDFILLGLFPGMNHVTLLVSAILLIYTVALTANSALILLIWVDSHLHTPMYFLLSQLALMDLTLISSTVPKMAADFFLGQRNISRVACAAQIFFFLTLGIAECILITFMSYDRYVAICNPLRYALLMSQRVCLQMAAVSWAGGAFLSLAHTAYAMHFPICGSTEISHFLCEVMAILKLACEDISAYEKAVVATSIVVLLIPLSLILTSYVLIFLAVLHMNSPEGRNKALATCSSHLAVVSLYFGPAMLVYMRPSSYHSPKLDQVLFLLGAILTPMMNPLIYSLRNKEVVGALKKVLGCCPTSL, encoded by the coding sequence ATGGACAGCAGGAATAAGTCTTCAGACACGGACTTCATCCTCCTGGGCCTCTTCCCTGGCATGAACCACGTCACCCTCCTTGTCTCTGCCATCCTCCTGATCTACACGGTGGCTCTCACTGCAAACTCTGCACTAATTCTTCTGATCTGGGTGGACTCTCAcctccacacacccatgtacttcCTGCTCAGCCAGCTGGCTCTCATGGACCTGACCCTAATCTCTAGCACCGTGCCCAAGATGGCAGCCGACTTCTTCTTGGGGCAGAGAAACATCTCACGGGTGGCCTGTGCAGctcagatctttttctttctgactctAGGCATTGCTGAGTGTATCCTCATCACCTTCATGTCCTATGACCGGTACGTGGCCATCTGCAACCCTCTGAGATATGCCCTCCTCATGAGCCAGAGGGTCTGCCTGCAGATGGCTGCCgtctcctgggctgggggtgcctTTTTATCACTGGCACACACTGCCTACGCCATGCACTTCCCAATCTGTGGTTCCACAGagatttctcatttcctttgtgaGGTCATGGCCATCCTCAAGCTGGCCTGTGAGGACATCTCTGCCTACGAGAAGGCTGTGGTGgcgaccagcattgtggtgctccTCATTCCCCTGTCCCTCATCTTGACTTCATACGTGCTCATCTTCCTTGCTGTTCTCCACATGAACTCCCCTGAGGGCAGAAACAAAGCCCTGGCTACCTGTTCCTCTCACCTGGCTGTGGTGAGCCTCTACTTTGGCCCAGCCATGCTGGTCTACATGAGGCCAAGCTCCTACCACAGCCCCAAGCTGGACCAGGTCCTCTTCTTGCTTGGTGCCATCCTCACCCCCATGATGAACCCCCTCATCTACAGTCTGAGGAATAAGGAGGTGGTGGGGGCTCTGAAAAAGGTGCTGGGATGCTGTCCAACCTCACTCTAG